From the genome of Bradyrhizobium sp. SZCCHNS1050, one region includes:
- a CDS encoding ABC transporter ATP-binding protein produces the protein MADEFILETHGLTKEFAGFFAVRDVSLKIRRGTIHALIGPNGAGKTTCFNLLTKFLTPSAGKILYKGQDITATAPADVARLGLVRSFQISAVFPHMTALENVRVALQRQHGSSFDFWRSKSVLNRFNSRALELLDDVGLSEFANIPAVEMPYGRKRALEIATTLALDPEMMLLDEPMAGMGHEDIDKIAALIKRISAKYTILMVEHNLSVVANLSDTITVLTRGQVLTEGPYSELSKDERVKEAYLGAGHA, from the coding sequence TTGGCTGACGAGTTCATTCTCGAGACCCACGGATTGACGAAGGAATTCGCGGGATTTTTTGCCGTTCGCGATGTTTCGCTCAAGATCCGCCGGGGCACCATTCACGCGCTGATCGGCCCGAACGGGGCCGGCAAGACCACGTGCTTCAACCTGCTGACGAAGTTCCTGACGCCGTCGGCCGGCAAGATTCTCTATAAGGGTCAGGACATTACGGCGACGGCGCCGGCCGACGTGGCGCGTCTTGGCCTAGTCCGCTCGTTCCAGATCTCGGCGGTGTTTCCGCATATGACGGCGCTGGAGAACGTCCGCGTCGCCCTGCAGCGCCAGCATGGCTCGTCGTTCGATTTCTGGCGCTCCAAGAGCGTTCTGAACCGCTTCAACAGCCGGGCGCTCGAGCTGCTCGACGACGTCGGTCTCAGCGAGTTCGCCAATATTCCGGCAGTCGAAATGCCCTATGGGCGCAAGCGTGCGCTGGAGATCGCGACCACGCTGGCGCTCGATCCGGAGATGATGCTGCTGGACGAGCCGATGGCCGGCATGGGCCATGAGGACATCGACAAGATCGCCGCGCTGATCAAGCGCATCTCCGCCAAATACACGATCCTGATGGTCGAGCATAATCTCAGCGTCGTCGCCAACCTCTCCGACACCATCACCGTGCTGACGCGCGGGCAGGTGCTGACGGAAGGGCCGTATTCTGAGCTCTCCAAGGAC